One window of the Spea bombifrons isolate aSpeBom1 chromosome 8, aSpeBom1.2.pri, whole genome shotgun sequence genome contains the following:
- the LOC128503257 gene encoding G-protein coupled receptor 12-like — translation MLHQPAAIGMGHLIQVHNTSSDKMSHHHHEPWDTNTSTVTTSDYLDQSVSPWDIILCVTGTVMACENAIVIAILFYTPSLRAPMFILIGSLALADLLAGMGLIVNFVVIYMFNNEVATLSSAGLLLASFSASVCSLLAITVDRYLSLYNALTYHTERTLTFTYLMIILVWALCICIGLLPIMGWNCVREQSSCSVLRPVTKNNASVLAAAFLLLFALMMQLYLQICRIAFRHAQQIAVQHQFMATSQASSTRKGVSTLSLILGTFALCWIPFAVYSLVADSSYPMVYTYSMVLPAAFNSVINPIIYAFRNPDIQKSLWLACCGCIPHRFLSGQRTSSDV, via the coding sequence ATGCTTCATCAGCCTGCAGCTATAGGAATGGGTCACCTGATACAAGTCCACAATACCTCCTCTGACAAGATGTCCCACCATCACCATGAACCATGGGACACCAACACCTCTACAGTCACTACATCTGACTACTTGGATCAGTCCGTCAGCCCTTGGGACATCATCCTCTGTGTGACAGGGACAGTCATGGCTTGTGAGAATGCCATTGTAATTGCTATACTTTTCTATACGCCCAGCCTACGTGCACCTATGTTCATACTCATTGGTAGTCTGGCCCTGGCAGACCTACTGGCTGGTATGGGGCTTATTGTGAATTTTGTAGTTATCTATATGTTTAACAATGAAGTGGCCACCTTGAGTTCTGCTGGACTACTGTTAGCCTCCTTCTCAGCCTCTGTCTGTAGCCTTCTGGCCATCACAGTGGACAGGTACCTATCACTTTACAACGCCCTTACCTACCACACAGAAAGAACTCTGACTTTCACATATTTGATGATAATTTTGGTCTGGGCACTATGTATCTGTATTGGCTTGTTACCCATCATGGGATGGAACTGCGTCAGGGAACAGTCTTCTTGCAGCGTGCTGAGGCCAGTCACCAAAAACAATGCATCTGTGTTAGCAGCGGCCTTCCTCCTGCTCTTTGCCTTGATGATGCAACTATACTTGCAGATCTGCCGGATTGCTTTCCGCCATGCGCAGCAGATTGCTGTCCAACACCAGTTCATGGCCACTTCCCAAGCTTCCAGCACCAGGAAGGGGGTGTCCACCTTGTCTCTTATTTTGGGGACCTTTGCACTTTGCTGGATTCCCTTTGCTGTGTATTCGTTGGTTGCGGACTCTAGCTATCCTATGGTATATACGTACTCAATGGTGTTGCCAGCAGCCTTTAACTCGGTTATTAACCCCATCATTTATGCGTTCAGGAACCCAGATATCCAGAAGTCCCTATGGCTTGCATGCTGTGGTTGCATCCCACACAGATTCTTATCTGGCCAGAGAACTTCCAGTGATGTATAG